In Ostrinia nubilalis chromosome 10, ilOstNubi1.1, whole genome shotgun sequence, a single genomic region encodes these proteins:
- the LOC135075727 gene encoding interferon-inducible double-stranded RNA-dependent protein kinase activator A homolog isoform X1, with translation MFMDGNVVHPHPNVVSGVHGVVPSGVHGLPVHGAGPDGEHAGHGPRRRYQNRPKPSNNLERLPLDEAAKREMESLPMKTPVSVLQELLARRGTVPKYELVQIEGMIHEPTFRYRVTVADLVAMGTGRSKKEAKHSAAKALLDKLTGATPADPPTNGAVIETGAVVSSFEDKLMGNPVGWLQELCMSRFWPPPSYHAENDDNVNRRECLPHERQFTIICTLLKRREVGTGKSKKLAKRQAAYKMWQALQDNPPESFQPEEEGGVAARYADLKDSKISTLTTSHSHKVSQFHKHLKQSVGPNLAKLQVTPLNNKDFNFVQFLQEIASEQAFEVTYVDIEEKSMSGRCQCLVQLSTLPVAVCYGAGPNSKDAQSAAAHNALEYLKIMTKK, from the exons Atgttt ATGGATGGTAATGTGGTCCACCCACACCCAAACGTGGTGAGTGGGGTCCACGGGGTGGTGCCGAGCGGAGTGCACGGGCTGCCGGTGCACGGCGCGGGCCCCGACGGCGAGCACGCCGGGCACGGGCCGCGGCGCCGCTACCAGAACCGGCCCAAGCCGTCCAACAACTTGGAACGGCTGCCTCTGGATGAAGCGGCTAAGAGG GAGATGGAGTCCTTACCCATGAAGACTCCGGTGTCAGTATTGCAAGAGCTGTTGGCCCGCCGTGGGACTGTGCCCAAGTATGAACTGGTCCAGATCGAAGGTATGATCCACGAGCCAACCTTCCGCTACCGCGTTACTGTGGCTGACTTAGTTG CTATGGGAACTGGTCGGTCGAAAAAGGAAGCTAAGCATTCTGCGGCCAAGGCTCTCCTGGACAAGTTGACCGGTGCCACCCCGGCTGACCCACCCACCAACGGAGCTGTGATTGAGAC TGGCGCTGTTGTCTCATCATTTGAAGATAAATTGATGGGGAATCCTGTTGGCTGGCTGCAGGAACTGTGCATGTCGCGCTTCTGGCCTCCGCCGTCGTACCACGCTGAGAACGACGACAATGTCAACAGGCGTGAgt GTTTGCCTCACGAGCGTCAGTTTACGATCATTTGCACGTTGCTGAAACGCCGTGAAGTTGGCACTGGCAAGTCCAAGAAACTGGCGAAGCGTCAGGCAGCCTACAAGATGTGGCAAGCTCTGCAGGACAACCCCCCAGAGTCCTTCCAGCCTGAGGAAgag GGCGGCGTCGCGGCCCGATATGCCGACTTGAAAGATAGTAAAATCTCCACTTTGACTACCAGTCACAGCCACAAGGTGTCGCAGTTTCACAAACATCTCAAACAGTCTGTCGGCCCCAACCTGGCCAAGTTGCAG GTGACGCCTCTGAACAACAAGGACTTCAATTTCGTGCAGTTCCTGCAAGAGATAGCTTCTGAGCAAGCCTTCGAAGTGACCTATGTGGACATCGAAGAGAAGTCCATGAGTGGCCGCTGCCAGTGCCTGGTCCAGCTATCCACACTGCCCGTGGCAGTGTGCTACGGGGCAGGGCCCAACAGCAAGGATGCCCAATCCGCGGCTGCCCACAACGCGCTTGAATATCTCAAGATCATGACCAAGAAGTGA
- the LOC135075423 gene encoding uncharacterized protein LOC135075423 has product MSEQDKKSGGSGGSVVMVEKSASSRHKPYRPTELQDEPAPDLHKRSKAPAVPSVAEELKDTTVSETPATVDRMECERAMSSEKHMHVPKNISSTGKRRGNSPEEITMVSLDANKRDTIAPPAPIPVQVEKVVSEASGLEAVGKMDEEKKADDDSITEEITDLRTPEAAVKEHSEWPSYSANIKKKEISWKDSEYLDNVRLEGISAKATRCQSIFRDLNAKSQAAILERKPSIGPCFKPRMLYGGPSGITICVPKKSIRTMKEEFNPIQSVIDFNVSKKAVTKSTPHIISTKQVPKKTPMKLEKEALKIDDDQQHIKFLGVLRTKLDNMSGRIRNLLNM; this is encoded by the exons ATGTCGGAGCAAGATAAAAAAAGTGGCGGGAGTGGGGGTTCTGTGGTGATGGTGGAGAAGTCTGCTTCGAGCAGGCACAAGCCGTATCGCCCCACGGAGTTGCAGGACGAGCCCGCGCCGGACTTACACAAGCGCTCCAAAGCGCCTGCGGTTCCTT CCGTGGCAGAAGAACTGAAAGATACAACCGTTTCCGAGACACCCGCCACAGTAGACCGAATGGAATGCGAGCGCG CTATGTCCTCTGAAAAACACATGCATGTGCCGAAGAACATATCCTCCACTGGCAAGAGACGAGGCAACTCGCCGGAGGAGATCACAATGGTCTCTCTTGATGCTAATAAG AGAGATACTATCGCACCACCAGCGCCAATTCCTGTCCAAGTTGAAAAAGTAGTCTCTGAGGCCTCAGGCCTGGAGGCCGTCGGGAAGATGGACGAGGAGAAAAAGGCAGACGACGACAGCATAACAGAGGAAATTACAGACTTGCGGACCCCCGAAGCGGCGGTCAAAGAACACTCTGAATGG CCATCCTACTCTGCTAATATAAAGAAAAAGGAAATTTCTTGGAAGGATAGCGAATACTTGGACAATGTGCGACTTGAG GGCATTAGCGCCAAAGCTACGCGATGCCAATCTATCTTTCGAGATTTGAACGCCAAGAGTCAAGCTGCTATTCTGGAGAGGAAGCCATCAATTGGTCCATGTTTCAAGCCTAGAATGCTCTATGGAGGCCCATCTGGTATTACTATCTGTGTGCCGAAG AAATCAATAAGGACTATGAAAGAAGAGTTTAATCCCATACAGtcagtaattgattttaatgtTTCCAAG AAAGCGGTAACAAAGTCTACACCTCACATCATCAGTACCAAACAAGTTCCCAAGAAAACGCCAATGAAACTGGAGAAGGAAGCTTTAAAG ATTGATGATGATCAACAGCATATCAAGTTTCTTGGTGTTCTTCGAACTAAACTGGACAATATGAGTGGCAGAATCAGAAATTTACTCAACATGTGA
- the LOC135075727 gene encoding interferon-inducible double-stranded RNA-dependent protein kinase activator A homolog isoform X5, with protein MFMDGNVVHPHPNVVSGVHGVVPSGVHGLPVHGAGPDGEHAGHGPRRRYQNRPKPSNNLERLPLDEAAKREMESLPMKTPVSVLQELLARRGTVPKYELVQIEGMIHEPTFRYRVTVADLVAMGTGRSKKEAKHSAAKALLDKLTGATPADPPTNGAVIETGAVVSSFEDKLMGNPVGWLQELCMSRFWPPPSYHAENDDNVNRRLPHERQFTIICTLLKRREVGTGKSKKLAKRQAAYKMWQALQDNPPESFQPEEEVTPLNNKDFNFVQFLQEIASEQAFEVTYVDIEEKSMSGRCQCLVQLSTLPVAVCYGAGPNSKDAQSAAAHNALEYLKIMTKK; from the exons Atgttt ATGGATGGTAATGTGGTCCACCCACACCCAAACGTGGTGAGTGGGGTCCACGGGGTGGTGCCGAGCGGAGTGCACGGGCTGCCGGTGCACGGCGCGGGCCCCGACGGCGAGCACGCCGGGCACGGGCCGCGGCGCCGCTACCAGAACCGGCCCAAGCCGTCCAACAACTTGGAACGGCTGCCTCTGGATGAAGCGGCTAAGAGG GAGATGGAGTCCTTACCCATGAAGACTCCGGTGTCAGTATTGCAAGAGCTGTTGGCCCGCCGTGGGACTGTGCCCAAGTATGAACTGGTCCAGATCGAAGGTATGATCCACGAGCCAACCTTCCGCTACCGCGTTACTGTGGCTGACTTAGTTG CTATGGGAACTGGTCGGTCGAAAAAGGAAGCTAAGCATTCTGCGGCCAAGGCTCTCCTGGACAAGTTGACCGGTGCCACCCCGGCTGACCCACCCACCAACGGAGCTGTGATTGAGAC TGGCGCTGTTGTCTCATCATTTGAAGATAAATTGATGGGGAATCCTGTTGGCTGGCTGCAGGAACTGTGCATGTCGCGCTTCTGGCCTCCGCCGTCGTACCACGCTGAGAACGACGACAATGTCAACAGGC GTTTGCCTCACGAGCGTCAGTTTACGATCATTTGCACGTTGCTGAAACGCCGTGAAGTTGGCACTGGCAAGTCCAAGAAACTGGCGAAGCGTCAGGCAGCCTACAAGATGTGGCAAGCTCTGCAGGACAACCCCCCAGAGTCCTTCCAGCCTGAGGAAgag GTGACGCCTCTGAACAACAAGGACTTCAATTTCGTGCAGTTCCTGCAAGAGATAGCTTCTGAGCAAGCCTTCGAAGTGACCTATGTGGACATCGAAGAGAAGTCCATGAGTGGCCGCTGCCAGTGCCTGGTCCAGCTATCCACACTGCCCGTGGCAGTGTGCTACGGGGCAGGGCCCAACAGCAAGGATGCCCAATCCGCGGCTGCCCACAACGCGCTTGAATATCTCAAGATCATGACCAAGAAGTGA
- the LOC135075727 gene encoding interferon-inducible double-stranded RNA-dependent protein kinase activator A homolog isoform X4: MFMDGNVVHPHPNVVSGVHGVVPSGVHGLPVHGAGPDGEHAGHGPRRRYQNRPKPSNNLERLPLDEAAKREMESLPMKTPVSVLQELLARRGTVPKYELVQIEGMIHEPTFRYRVTVADLVAMGTGRSKKEAKHSAAKALLDKLTGATPADPPTNGAVIETGAVVSSFEDKLMGNPVGWLQELCMSRFWPPPSYHAENDDNVNRRECLPHERQFTIICTLLKRREVGTGKSKKLAKRQAAYKMWQALQDNPPESFQPEEEVTPLNNKDFNFVQFLQEIASEQAFEVTYVDIEEKSMSGRCQCLVQLSTLPVAVCYGAGPNSKDAQSAAAHNALEYLKIMTKK; encoded by the exons Atgttt ATGGATGGTAATGTGGTCCACCCACACCCAAACGTGGTGAGTGGGGTCCACGGGGTGGTGCCGAGCGGAGTGCACGGGCTGCCGGTGCACGGCGCGGGCCCCGACGGCGAGCACGCCGGGCACGGGCCGCGGCGCCGCTACCAGAACCGGCCCAAGCCGTCCAACAACTTGGAACGGCTGCCTCTGGATGAAGCGGCTAAGAGG GAGATGGAGTCCTTACCCATGAAGACTCCGGTGTCAGTATTGCAAGAGCTGTTGGCCCGCCGTGGGACTGTGCCCAAGTATGAACTGGTCCAGATCGAAGGTATGATCCACGAGCCAACCTTCCGCTACCGCGTTACTGTGGCTGACTTAGTTG CTATGGGAACTGGTCGGTCGAAAAAGGAAGCTAAGCATTCTGCGGCCAAGGCTCTCCTGGACAAGTTGACCGGTGCCACCCCGGCTGACCCACCCACCAACGGAGCTGTGATTGAGAC TGGCGCTGTTGTCTCATCATTTGAAGATAAATTGATGGGGAATCCTGTTGGCTGGCTGCAGGAACTGTGCATGTCGCGCTTCTGGCCTCCGCCGTCGTACCACGCTGAGAACGACGACAATGTCAACAGGCGTGAgt GTTTGCCTCACGAGCGTCAGTTTACGATCATTTGCACGTTGCTGAAACGCCGTGAAGTTGGCACTGGCAAGTCCAAGAAACTGGCGAAGCGTCAGGCAGCCTACAAGATGTGGCAAGCTCTGCAGGACAACCCCCCAGAGTCCTTCCAGCCTGAGGAAgag GTGACGCCTCTGAACAACAAGGACTTCAATTTCGTGCAGTTCCTGCAAGAGATAGCTTCTGAGCAAGCCTTCGAAGTGACCTATGTGGACATCGAAGAGAAGTCCATGAGTGGCCGCTGCCAGTGCCTGGTCCAGCTATCCACACTGCCCGTGGCAGTGTGCTACGGGGCAGGGCCCAACAGCAAGGATGCCCAATCCGCGGCTGCCCACAACGCGCTTGAATATCTCAAGATCATGACCAAGAAGTGA
- the LOC135075727 gene encoding interferon-inducible double-stranded RNA-dependent protein kinase activator A homolog isoform X3 encodes MFMDGNVVHPHPNVVSGVHGVVPSGVHGLPVHGAGPDGEHAGHGPRRRYQNRPKPSNNLERLPLDEAAKREMESLPMKTPVSVLQELLARRGTVPKYELVQIEGMIHEPTFRYRVTVADLVAMGTGRSKKEAKHSAAKALLDKLTGATPADPPTNGAVIETGAVVSSFEDKLMGNPVGWLQELCMSRFWPPPSYHAENDDNVNRRLPHERQFTIICTLLKRREVGTGKSKKLAKRQAAYKMWQALQDNPPESFQPEEEGGVAARYADLKDSKISTLTTSHSHKVSQFHKHLKQSVGPNLAKLQVTPLNNKDFNFVQFLQEIASEQAFEVTYVDIEEKSMSGRCQCLVQLSTLPVAVCYGAGPNSKDAQSAAAHNALEYLKIMTKK; translated from the exons Atgttt ATGGATGGTAATGTGGTCCACCCACACCCAAACGTGGTGAGTGGGGTCCACGGGGTGGTGCCGAGCGGAGTGCACGGGCTGCCGGTGCACGGCGCGGGCCCCGACGGCGAGCACGCCGGGCACGGGCCGCGGCGCCGCTACCAGAACCGGCCCAAGCCGTCCAACAACTTGGAACGGCTGCCTCTGGATGAAGCGGCTAAGAGG GAGATGGAGTCCTTACCCATGAAGACTCCGGTGTCAGTATTGCAAGAGCTGTTGGCCCGCCGTGGGACTGTGCCCAAGTATGAACTGGTCCAGATCGAAGGTATGATCCACGAGCCAACCTTCCGCTACCGCGTTACTGTGGCTGACTTAGTTG CTATGGGAACTGGTCGGTCGAAAAAGGAAGCTAAGCATTCTGCGGCCAAGGCTCTCCTGGACAAGTTGACCGGTGCCACCCCGGCTGACCCACCCACCAACGGAGCTGTGATTGAGAC TGGCGCTGTTGTCTCATCATTTGAAGATAAATTGATGGGGAATCCTGTTGGCTGGCTGCAGGAACTGTGCATGTCGCGCTTCTGGCCTCCGCCGTCGTACCACGCTGAGAACGACGACAATGTCAACAGGC GTTTGCCTCACGAGCGTCAGTTTACGATCATTTGCACGTTGCTGAAACGCCGTGAAGTTGGCACTGGCAAGTCCAAGAAACTGGCGAAGCGTCAGGCAGCCTACAAGATGTGGCAAGCTCTGCAGGACAACCCCCCAGAGTCCTTCCAGCCTGAGGAAgag GGCGGCGTCGCGGCCCGATATGCCGACTTGAAAGATAGTAAAATCTCCACTTTGACTACCAGTCACAGCCACAAGGTGTCGCAGTTTCACAAACATCTCAAACAGTCTGTCGGCCCCAACCTGGCCAAGTTGCAG GTGACGCCTCTGAACAACAAGGACTTCAATTTCGTGCAGTTCCTGCAAGAGATAGCTTCTGAGCAAGCCTTCGAAGTGACCTATGTGGACATCGAAGAGAAGTCCATGAGTGGCCGCTGCCAGTGCCTGGTCCAGCTATCCACACTGCCCGTGGCAGTGTGCTACGGGGCAGGGCCCAACAGCAAGGATGCCCAATCCGCGGCTGCCCACAACGCGCTTGAATATCTCAAGATCATGACCAAGAAGTGA
- the LOC135075544 gene encoding malate dehydrogenase, mitochondrial-like: MQVCRAIWAVCRSRQVVRNVLSNEAWNRFNRKSCRQRGRCYSTCPAGMKVTICGAAGCTGQPLALLLKQCPLLDEIALYDMCATCGYGMELSHVDTKCKVSSYSGRHMLCDALQDSKVVVIVARDRCDTFEHSSPVVTEIALQICNTCPTCFTIVATEPVESMVPLVSEIQRLRGVYNPRRLLGCVELNCVRANTVLADFLRAPPEAVRVPVVGGATPNTMVPVLSAAVHPCTMTQEQVECVTSCIMSGNEAVCAAKGCCTETACLAGAYAVARTTINVVKGLQGQKDVVQCAYVDSMGTCAPDCQFFASEVILGPSGVEKNLGIPELTKFENCLLCNCLPYVRNEICRAIWLVYTMCTHCCCPSCYAHPGTCFTPPIVPCVPPTNWTCDCPDSCRDEYLASICREMTCKCGSTELCWRPRPVDYDSARASNLTHQMPVKGSACHICQVPRSVAIEKEIRDRAKDPC, from the exons ATGCAAGTTTGTAGAGCTATTTGGGCTGTGTGCCGATCCAGACAAGTCGTGAGGAACGTGTTATCGAACGAGGCATGGAACCGTTTCAACCGCAAGTCGTGCAGACAGAGAGGCAGGTGTTACAGCACCTGCCCTGCTGGGATGAAAGTCACTATTTGTGGAGCAGCTGGATGCACAG GTCAACCTTTGGCGCTCCTGCTGAAGCAATGTCCGTTGCTGGATGAGATCGCTCTGTACGACATGTGCGCCACCTGTGGGTATGGCATGGAACTCAGTCACGTGGACACCAAATGCAAGGTTTCTTCGTACTCGGGCCGGCACATGCTGTGTGACGCGTTGCAG GATTCCAAAGTGGTCGTTATTGTGGCAAGAGACAGATGTGACACTTTTGAACATAGCTCGCCTGTCGTGACAGAGATCGCACTGCAGATATGCAACACCTGTCCGACG TGTTTCACAATAGTGGCAACCGAGCCGGTCGAAAGCATGGTGCCTCTAGTGAGCGAGATCCAGCGGCTGCGTGGGGTGTACAACCCTCGGCGGCTGCTCGGGTGCGTCGAACTGAACTGTGTTCGCGCGAACACTGTGCTCGCCGATTTCCTGCGAGCGCCACCAGAGGCGGTACGAGTGCCGGTGGTGGGAGGTGCCACGCCGAATACGATGGTGCCGGTGCTGTCTGCTGCTGTACATCCGTGCACGATGACCCAGGAACAG GTGGAATGTGTGACGTCATGCATAATGAGCGGTAACGAGGCCGTTTGTGCTGCTAAGGGCTGCTGCACAGAGACGGCTTGTCTGGCCGGCGCGTATGCAGTGGCGCGAACTACTATAAACGTGGTGAAGGGCCTGCAGGGGCAGAAGGACGTGGTGCAGTGCGCTTATGTAGACAGCATGGGAACGTGTGCGCCGGACTGCCAATTCTTTGCTAGCGAG GTTATATTGGGACCGTCAGGCGTTGAAAAGAATCTTGGAATTCCGGAGCTTACAAAGTTTGAAAATTGCTTGCTGTGCAACTGCCTTCCATACGTGAGGAACGAAATATGCCGAGCGATATGGCTA GTGTACACAATGTGCACTCACTGCTGCTGCCCGTCGTGCTACGCGCACCCGGGCACGTGCTTCACGCCGCCCATCGTGCCGTGCGTGCCGCCCACCAACTGGACCTGCGACTGCCCCGACTCGTGCCGCGACGAGTACTTAGCCTCG ATATGTCGCGAGATGACTTGCAAGTGCGGTTCCACGGAGCTGTGCTGGCGACCACGGCCCGTTGACTACGACTCGGCGCGCGCGTCCAACCTCACGCACCAAATGCCGGTCAAGGGCAGCGCCTGCCACATATGCCAAGTGCCACGCAGTGTCGCTATAGAGAAGGAAATACGCGACAGGGCGAAAGACCCGTGCTAA
- the LOC135075422 gene encoding gustatory receptor 68a, translating to MFLQLRKLFSSKNDSFPTLLEIFKPIYVVCRVVGLFPYNVKFKTKHCTIVHRSIYPNSLRAITALLLLFVHNVIQVRDIALIMNEKDSAIVTQINYIVEMVLLVAACITAYCSVYMYRYKIVDILNSLASAWVEHPTTKNSILKDLRAHVRLSLWCLFMLLMLQLSVNFSRKDGVWVMYKVIMIFIYPQMLQFLVIVMYYVLVLMVVALLSNLNAVLETLGSRRIFVGGFRSSETKLTVLDLATIETLFVKVVEIKRNINESFQATILITSMQSFHAIVSEAHIIYHGTLVSRTLNTHEIINFSLWIVFQWIKIYALAHSGDRLKVETLKIGQTLHSIPMEKHDMRSLLETQHFNSLMTYQSTDITVYGYFPLDASLMFQIVASTAMYLIILVQFDKKS from the exons ATGTTTTTACAACTTCGAAAGTTATTTTCCTCTAAAAATGACAGTTTCCCGACATTACTGGAAATATTCAAGCCTATTTACGTGGTGTGCCGCGTAGTAGGACTCTTCCCGTATAATgttaaattcaaaacaaaacactgcACTATTGTTCACCGCTCGATCTACCCAAACAGTTTGCGTGCCATTACTGCACTGCTACTCTTGTTTGTGCATAACGTTATACAAGTCCGCGATATTGCCCTAATAATGAACGAAAAAGACAGTGCAATAGTGACTCAGATTAATTACATAGTAGAAATGGTACTCCTCGTAGCAGCTTGTATTACTGCATACTGCAGTGTTTACATGTATCGCTACAAAATTGTTGATATCCTCAATTCATTGGCGTCTGCTTGGGTTGAACATCCGACTACAAAAAATAGCATCCTAAAGGACCTTAGAGCTCACGTCAGATTATCCCTATGGTGCCTCTTTATGCTACTGATGTTGCAGCTATCTGTGAACTTTTCACGGAAAGACGGCGTTTGGGTGATGTATAAAGTTATCATGATCTTCATTTATCCTCAAATGTTACAGTTTCTAGTGATAGTAATGTACTACGTTTTAGTGCTCATGGTGGTAGCTTTACTGAGTAACCTGAATGCCGTTCTTGAGACTTTGGGGAGTAGGAGAATTTTCGTTGGTGGATTTAGAAGTTCAGAAACAAAGCTCACTGTACTGGATCTGGCCACAATCGAGACGCTGTTTGTGAAGGTTGTTGAAATAAAACGAAATATTAATGAATCATTCCAAGCGACGATTCTGATTACCTCGATGCAATCCTTCCATGCTATCGTCAGCGAAGCCCACATCATATACCATGGTACACTAGTATCGAGAACTCTTAACACACACGAAATCATCAACTTTTCTTTATGGATTGTGTTCCAGTGGATTAAAATTTATGCGTTAGCTCACTCTGGAGACCGTCTGAAAGTTGAG acCCTCAAAATAGGCCAGACTCTTCACAGTATTCCCATGGAAAAACATGATATGAGATCGCTGTTAGAG ACACAGCACTTTAATTCGTTGATGACTTACCAATCTACTGATATAACGGTCTACGGATATTTTCCACTCGACGCCAGTTTAATGTTCcag ATAGTTGCTTCTACTGCaatgtacttaattattttgGTCCAGTTCGATAAGAAATcgtaa
- the LOC135075727 gene encoding interferon-inducible double-stranded RNA-dependent protein kinase activator A homolog isoform X2, whose product MMDGNVVHPHPNVVSGVHGVVPSGVHGLPVHGAGPDGEHAGHGPRRRYQNRPKPSNNLERLPLDEAAKREMESLPMKTPVSVLQELLARRGTVPKYELVQIEGMIHEPTFRYRVTVADLVAMGTGRSKKEAKHSAAKALLDKLTGATPADPPTNGAVIETGAVVSSFEDKLMGNPVGWLQELCMSRFWPPPSYHAENDDNVNRRECLPHERQFTIICTLLKRREVGTGKSKKLAKRQAAYKMWQALQDNPPESFQPEEEGGVAARYADLKDSKISTLTTSHSHKVSQFHKHLKQSVGPNLAKLQVTPLNNKDFNFVQFLQEIASEQAFEVTYVDIEEKSMSGRCQCLVQLSTLPVAVCYGAGPNSKDAQSAAAHNALEYLKIMTKK is encoded by the exons atg ATGGATGGTAATGTGGTCCACCCACACCCAAACGTGGTGAGTGGGGTCCACGGGGTGGTGCCGAGCGGAGTGCACGGGCTGCCGGTGCACGGCGCGGGCCCCGACGGCGAGCACGCCGGGCACGGGCCGCGGCGCCGCTACCAGAACCGGCCCAAGCCGTCCAACAACTTGGAACGGCTGCCTCTGGATGAAGCGGCTAAGAGG GAGATGGAGTCCTTACCCATGAAGACTCCGGTGTCAGTATTGCAAGAGCTGTTGGCCCGCCGTGGGACTGTGCCCAAGTATGAACTGGTCCAGATCGAAGGTATGATCCACGAGCCAACCTTCCGCTACCGCGTTACTGTGGCTGACTTAGTTG CTATGGGAACTGGTCGGTCGAAAAAGGAAGCTAAGCATTCTGCGGCCAAGGCTCTCCTGGACAAGTTGACCGGTGCCACCCCGGCTGACCCACCCACCAACGGAGCTGTGATTGAGAC TGGCGCTGTTGTCTCATCATTTGAAGATAAATTGATGGGGAATCCTGTTGGCTGGCTGCAGGAACTGTGCATGTCGCGCTTCTGGCCTCCGCCGTCGTACCACGCTGAGAACGACGACAATGTCAACAGGCGTGAgt GTTTGCCTCACGAGCGTCAGTTTACGATCATTTGCACGTTGCTGAAACGCCGTGAAGTTGGCACTGGCAAGTCCAAGAAACTGGCGAAGCGTCAGGCAGCCTACAAGATGTGGCAAGCTCTGCAGGACAACCCCCCAGAGTCCTTCCAGCCTGAGGAAgag GGCGGCGTCGCGGCCCGATATGCCGACTTGAAAGATAGTAAAATCTCCACTTTGACTACCAGTCACAGCCACAAGGTGTCGCAGTTTCACAAACATCTCAAACAGTCTGTCGGCCCCAACCTGGCCAAGTTGCAG GTGACGCCTCTGAACAACAAGGACTTCAATTTCGTGCAGTTCCTGCAAGAGATAGCTTCTGAGCAAGCCTTCGAAGTGACCTATGTGGACATCGAAGAGAAGTCCATGAGTGGCCGCTGCCAGTGCCTGGTCCAGCTATCCACACTGCCCGTGGCAGTGTGCTACGGGGCAGGGCCCAACAGCAAGGATGCCCAATCCGCGGCTGCCCACAACGCGCTTGAATATCTCAAGATCATGACCAAGAAGTGA